TTCGGTGTCCGGCTCCGATTGACGGGCCCGCGTCGATGCCAGGTTGACGATCGCGCCGCCGTGGGCACGCAGGTAAGGCGCGCAGTGCTTGGCCAGCAACATCGGCCCACTGAGGTTCACCGCCAGCACGCGATTCCAGTAGGCCAGGTCAAGGCTTTCCAGGGTGATATTGCGCGGGTCGGCCACCGCCGCGTTGCACACCAACGCATCCAGGCGGCCAAACTGCCCGAGCACTTCGGCAACGCCTTGGGCGACCTGCTTCTCATCGGCCACATCCATGGTGATGAACCAGGCGTTTTCACCCAGCACCTTGGACACCTTGGCACCGCGCTCGCGGTCCAGGTCGGTCAACACCACTTGCCAACCTTCACTGATCAACCACGCCGCGATCCCAAGGCCAATGCCTCGCGCAGCGCCTGTCACCAGCGCGACGCGCCCGTTAGTGGCCGCCGCGGCTTCCATGGACCACTCGATCACAACGCCGCCAACCCGCGAGCCAGGTCTGCCTGCAGGTCAGCCACGTCTTCCAGGCCCACCGCGATGCGGATCAGACTGTCACGAATACCCGCCGCCTCACGCTCCTGCGGCGCCAGACGGCCGTGGGAAGTGGTACTCGGATGGGTAATCGTGGTTTTGCTGTCGCCCAGGTTAGCCGTGATGGAGATCAGGCGCGTCGCATCGATAAAGCGCCACGCCCCCTCTTTGCCCCCCTTCACTTCGAAGCTCACCACCGCGCCGAAACCACGCTGCTGGCGCTGCGCCAATTCGTGTTGCGGATGGCTCCGGAGCCCGGCGTAGTGGACTTTTTCGATGGCGTCCTGCTGCTCCAACCACTCGGCCAGGGCCTGGGCATTGGCGCAATGGGCTTTCATGCGCAGGCTCAGGGTTTCCAGGCCCTTGAGAAAAATCCAGGCGTTGAACGGGCTCAAGGTCGGGCCGGCGGTGCGCAGGAAGCCCACCACTTCCTTCATCTGCTCGCCACGACCGGCCACCACACCGCCCATGCAACGGCCCTGGCCGTCGATGAACTTGGTGGCCGAGTGCACCACAACGTCCGCGCCCAGCTTCAGCGGCTGCTGCAACGCAGGCGTGCAGAAGCAGTTGTCGACTACCAGCATGGCGCCCTTGGCATGAGCGACTTCGGACAACGCAGCGATATCCACCAATTCAGCCAGCGGGTTCGAGGGCGACTCGACGAACAACAATTTGGTGTTGGCCTTGATCGCCGCATCCCAACCGGACAGATCGGCCAAGGGCACGTAGTCCACTTCGATGCCGAAGCGCTTGAAGTACTTCTCGAACAGGCTGATGGTCGAACCGAACACACTACGCGACACCAGCACATGGTCGCCGGCACTGCACAGGCTCATCACCACCGCCAGGATCGCCGCCATGCCGGTCGCCGTCGCCACTGCCTGCTCGGCACCTTCCAGGGCCGCGATACGCTCTTCGAACGCACGCACGGTCGGGTTGGTGTAGCGCGAGTAGACATTGCCCGGCACCTCGCCAGCAAAGCGCGCAGCCGCATCGGCTGCCGTGCGGAACACGTAGCTGGAGGTGAAGAACATCGGGTCGCCGTGCTCACCTTCAGGGGTCCGGTGCTGGCCTGCGCGCACAGCCAGAGTATCGAAAGCTACGCCATCGAGGTCGCTGTCCAACCGACCGGCATCCCATTCCTGACTCATGCTGCCACTCCTTGCTCAATGCTTTATTTATGATGCAAAACCGGCCCCTCAGGGCCGGTGTCTACTCAGTTGTTGTACAGATCGATGATCGCGCTGACCGCCTGGGTCTTGATCTTCGAGGAGTCGTTACGCGCCTGCTCGATCTTGTTCAGGTAGGCCTCGTCGACGTCACCGGTCACATATTTGCCGTCGAACACCGCGCAGTCGAACTGCTCGATCTTGATCTTGCCACCACCGACCGCTTCGATCAGGTCCGGCAGGTCCTGATAGATCAGCCAATCGGCGCCGATCAGGTCGGCCACGTCCTGGGTGCTGCGGTTGTGGGCGATCAATTCGTGGGCGCTCGGCATGTCGATACCGTACACGTTCGGGTAACGCACGGCAGGCGCGGCGGAACAGAAGTACACGTTCTTCGCCCCGGCTTCGCGGGCCATCTGGATGATCTGCTTACAGGTGGTACCGCGCACGATGGAGTCATCCACCAGCATCACGTTCTTGCCGCGAAATTCCAGCTCGATGGCGTTGAGCTTCTGGCGTACCGACTTCTTGCGCGCCGCCTGGCCCGGCATGATGAATGTACGACCGATGTAGCGGTTCTTGACGAAGCCTTCGCGGAACTTGACGCCCAGGTGGTTGGCCAGTTCCAGCGCGGCGGTGCGGCTGGTGTCCGGGATCGGGATGACCACATCGATATCGTGCTCGGGACGCTCGCGCAGGATCTTGTCGGCCAGCTTCTCGCCCATGCGCAGGCGCGCCTTGTATACCGAAACACCATCGATGATCGAATCCGGACGCGCCAGGTAGACGTGTTCGAAGATGCACGGGGTGAGTTTCGGCGCCACGGCGCACTGGCGGGTGTGCAGCTTGCCATCTTCGGTGATGTACACCGCTTCGCCCGGCGCGAGGTCGCGGATCAGGGTAAAGCCCAGCACATCCAGGGACACGCTTTCGGAAGCGATCATGTACTCGACGCCTTCGTCGGTGTGACGCTGGCCGAACACGATCGGGCGGATGCCGTGCGGGTCGCGGAAACCAACGATGCCGTAACCGGTGATCATCGCCACCACGGCATAACCACCGACGCAACGGTTGTGCACATCGATCACGGCGGCGAACACGTCTTCTTCGGTCGGCTGCAGCTTGCCGCGCTGGGCCAGCTCGTGGGCAAACACGTTGAGCAGCACTTCCGAGTCGGAACTGGTGTTGACGTGGCGCAGGTCAGATTCGTAAATCTCCTTGGCCAGTTGTTCCACGTTGGTCAGGTTGCCGTTATGCGCCAGGGTGATGCCGTAAGGCGAGTTGACGTAAAACGGTTGAGCTTCGGCCGAGGTCGAGCTGCCGGCAGTCGGGTAACGCACATGACCAATGCCCATGTGCCCGACCAGCCGCTGCATGTGACGCTGGTGGAACACGTCACGCACCAGGCCATTATCCTTGCGCAGGAATAACCGGCCGTCATGGCTGGTCACAATACCGGCAGCGTCCTGGCCGCGGTGCTGGAGGACGGTTAGCGCGTCATACAGCGCCTGATTGACGTTCGACTTACCGACGATACCGACGATGCCACACATGCGACGCAACCCCTACTTAATGGATCTTGACTGAACACAGCTTACTGAGGCGTTTTGGCCGGCAAGAGGTGTTCCTTGAACGGAAGATCAGCGGGTACGCTGATTCCGCTGGCCAGCCACTGACTGCTCCACCCCAAAATGAGGTTCTTGGACCAGTCTGCAACCAATAGAAATTTTGGCACGAGTACCGACTCCTGCCACCACGAATCCTGCTGTACCGGCCCCAGGCTCAACAGCCCGACCGCCACGACCACCAGCAATGCGCCACGCGCGGCACCAAAGGCCATGCCGAGAAATCGATCGGTCCCGGAGAGGCCGGTGACACGTATCAACTCGCCAATAAGATAATTGACCATTGCTCCCACCAGCAGCGTGGCGATGAACATGATGGCGCAGCCCGCGATGACGCGAGCCGAAGGTGTTTCGATGTAACCGGCCAGGTAAACCGACAATGAACCACCAAACATCCAGGCTACGACTCCTGCGATGATCCAGGTCAGCAACGACAGTGCTTCTTTTACAAAGCCGCGGCTCAGACTGATCAACGCGGAGATGGCGACGATGGCAACAATCGCCCAATCAACCCAGGTAAATGGCACAGTGCAGCCTACGTACGGATAAGGCGGCGCATTTTAGCAGAGCGCCGGGCTGTCGGTAAGCTGTGATTGCGGCTGCTTTGCAAATCAATAGTTTGTGGCGAGCCAATCGCATTTCAACCCCCACCACACATCAATGTGGGAGGGGGCTTGCTCCCGATGGCGGTGGGTCAGTCAGAAAGTCTGATACTGATACACCGCTATCGGGAGCAAGCCCCCTCCCACACTTAACTGCATTCCAAGCTGAAATCGATGCGGAATCAGCCGCGCTCAGGCTGGAAACGGGTCACGAACCCCTTCAGGTTCTGCTGACGATCCAGCAAATCGCGCAGGCGATCCGCCTCGGCGCGCTCGATCAGCGGCCCGATAAACACACGGTTCTTGCCATCGGCACTGCGGATGTAAGCGTTGTACCCCTGGGCACGCAGCTTCTTCTGCAAAGCGTCGGCACCTTCGCGATTGCCCAGGCTGGCCACCTGGATCGACCAACTGATCGGCAAGCCATTCGGGTCGATGCGGCTCTGCCCCACATCCGGCTTGCCTGGCGCCGCAGGTTGCGGCGCTACCGGCTTGGGCGGGGACGCAGGAGCAGCAGGCTTGGCGGCGACAGCCGGCGCAGCGGGCGCCGGCTTGACCACCGGCACGCTTGGCTGCACCGGCATCGACGGCGCCTGCTGCGCGGCCACTTCCTCATCCGTTGGCACAGGCTCTTGTTCCGGCAACGCCTGGGGCTCGGGCACCACCACAGGCTCAACCTGCACCTGCGGCACGGCCGGCGCCTGCGGCGCAGCCGGGGCTTCAACCACGACCTGGCGTTGCTCGTCCTGGCGGGAAAACAACATCGGCAGGAAAATCACCGCCAGCGCCACCAGAACCAGGGCTCCAACCATTCGCTGCTTGTACGCGCTATCGAGTAATGCCATGTGCAGCTTCCTCCGTGGAGCGCCGGGCCAACCACTCAAGCGCCTCGGCAACACAATAAAATGATCCGAACAACAGAATCTCGTCCTCCGCCGTCGCCACCGCGCACTGCGCCTCAAGGGCCGCCGTCACGCTTGCATACGATGCCACGGACGCACCAAGGTTCTGCAAGGCCACTTCGAGTTCTGCCGCCGGACGACTGCGCGGCGTATCCAGCGGCGCTACCGCCCAAGCCTGGACACTGCTCGACAACGGTGCAAGCACACCCTCCAGGTCCTTGTCGGCCAGCAAACCGAACACGGCAAGGCGCCGACCGGCCGGCGCCGTGCGCGCCAAACGCCGGGCCAGATAGTCCGCCGCATGGGGGTTATGCCCAACGTCCAACAAGAGGCTCAAGCGCTTGCCCTGCCAGTCGACTACGCGACGGTCCAGGCGCCCTACCACGCGCGTCGCCAGCAAGGTCGCGGCAATCTGCTCGGCATTCCACGGCAGATCCAGCAGCAGATAAGCTTGCAGCGCGAGCGCAGCGTTTTCCATCGGCAGGTTCAGCAGCGGCAGGTCGCGCAGCTCTACGGCTTGACCTCGGGCATCACGCCCACGCCACTGCCAAGACTGCTCGCCGACCTCGAGATTGAATTCGCGCCCCCGCAGGAAAAATGGGCAGGCCAGTTCTCGCACCTTGTCCAGCAAGGGTTGTGGCGGGTCCAGATCACCGCACAGCGCCGGCTTGCCCTGACGGAAGATTCCGGCCTTTTCGTAGGACACGGACTCACGGGTATTACCCAGGTAGTCAGCATGGTCCACGCCAATACTGGTGACCAGCGCCAGGTCCGCATCCACCACATTGACCGTGTCCAGACGCCCACCCAGCCCCACTTCCAGCACGACCACATCCAGTTGCGCGCGCTCGAACAGCCAGAACGCCGCCAGGGTGCCCATCTCGAAGTAAGTCAGGGAAGTTTCGCCCCGGCCGGCATCCAGTGCCGCGAAGGCTTCGCAGAGCTGCTCGTCGGTGGCTTCGACACCATTGAGCTGCACGCGCTCGTTATAGCGCAGCAGGTGCGGTGAGCTGTACACGCCCACTTTCAGCCCTTGGGCTTGCAGCAGCGCGGCAACGAAGGCGCAGGTAGAGCCTTTGCCATTGGTGCCGGTCACCGTGATCACACGCGGTGCCGGCCGGCCCAACCCAAGGCGGGCCGCTACCTGTTGCGAGCGCTCCAGGCCCATGTCGATGGCGGACGGATGCAACTGCTCAAGGTAGGCGAGCCATTCGCCCAGGGTTCGCTGGGTCATAGGTTCGCAGGCACAGGCGGTACGACAATCGGCTCTACTTTAGGCGCGATGTAGACCGGCGTCGGCAGCCCCATCATTTGCGCCAGCAGGTTACCCAGGCGTGGACGCAACTCACCGCGCGCAATGATCATGTCGATCGCGCCATGCTCCAGCAGGAACTCGCTGCGCTGGAAGCCTTCCGGCAGTTTTTCGCGAACGGTCTGCTCGATCACGCGCGGGCCGGCAAAGCCGATCAGGGCTTTCGGCTCGCCGACGATTACATCGCCCAGCATCGCCAGGCTGGCGGATACGCCGCCGTAGACCGGGTCGGTCAGCACGGAGATAAACGGAATACCTTCTTCGCGCAGACGCGCCAATACTGCGGAGGTCTTGGCCATTTGCATCAGGGAAATCAGCGCTTCCTGCATGCGTGCACCACCGGAAGCGGCGAAGCAGATCATCGGGCAACGGTTTTCCAGGGCATAGTTGGCGGCGCGAACAAAACGCTCGCCAACGATGGCGCCCATGGAGCCGCCCATGAAGGAGAACTCGAACGCCGACACGACCACAGGCATGCCCAGCAGCTTGCCGCTGACGGAGATCAAGGCATCCTTCTCACCCGTCTGCTTTTGCGCAGCGCTCAGGCGGTCCTTGTACTTCTTGCCGTCGCGGAACTTGAGACGGTCAACCGGCTCCAGGTCCGCGCCCAGCTCGTTACGGCCGTCGGCATCCAGGAAGATGTCGATACGCGCGCGCGCGCCGATACGCATGTGATGGTTGCACTTGGGGCAAACGTCCAGGGTCTTTTCCAGCTCCGGGCGGTACAGCACCGCGTCGCAGGAAGGGCATTTGTGCCACAGACCTTCAGGAACCGAGCTTTTTTTCACCTCGGAACGCATGATCGAAGGGATCAGTTTGTCTACTAACCAGTTGCTCATGCTTTCTTTCTCCAGTACCGGTGGCTTGAACACAGCCCCGCGTATGCCCTTGAGCTAAATTCATTTATGTGACGATGACGCCAGTTGGACGGGGTCAGACGTTCGACCTGCCATTTCCAACCCGCACCCTCAGCCTTCCAGACAACCTGCCAGTGCAGGGTTGCCACTTCTGTTTCCAGGCCACCCACAGGCGGCACCGGACTGTTTTACACAGTGGTAGTTATGGACGGCGGCAGACTGCCAGCCGTCACATCCCACCGTTGCTGTTGCGCACCGCGTGTAGGAATGCGCGAATCTTGGCGTGGTCCTTGATACCCTTGCCCTGCTCCACCCCGCCACTGACATCCACGGCATACGGCCGGACCTGGGCGATGGCCGCCCCGACGTTCGCCGGGTCAAGGCCGCCGGCCAGGATGATCGGCGTGCCCAGCCCTTCGGGAATCAGCGTCCAATCGAACGCCTCCCCCGTACCACCCGGTACACCTTCGACGTAGGTGTCGAGCAGGATCCCGCGCGCCCCGGCGTACGCGGCACAGGCGGCGGCGATGTCATCACCGGCCTTGACGCGCAGCGCCTTGATGTACGGGCGCTGGTAGCTGTCACATTCGTCCGGGGTTTCGTCGCCGTGAAACTGCAGCATGTCCAGCGGCACGGCATCCAGGGTTTCGTTGAGTTCGCAACGGCTGGCATTGACGAACAATCCCACAGTGGTGACGAACGGCGGCAGTGCCTGGATGATCGCACGCGCCTGCAGCACATTCACTGCGCGCGGGCTCTTGGCATAAAACACAAAACCGATGGCATCCGCCCCCGCCTCGACCGCCGCCAGCGCGTCTTCTATGCGGGTAATCCCGCAAATCTTGCTGCGAACGGCTGACATGTCGTAGAAACCTCAGGGTTTGGCCGAGAAAGTCCCGGATGGTAACAAAAGCTTTTCCGGGCGTCAGCCGCCAAGTTCGCTGAAACCGGTAAGGAAATGTGGCCCGATAAAACGATCCGGCAGTTCGAACTCGTCGCGGTACTCCACATCGACCAGATACAGCCCGAACGGATGCGCCGTGACGCCACCCGTGCGGCGGATGCGGCTCTCGAGCACTTCCCTGGCCCACTCCACCGGACGCTCGCCGGTGCCGATGGTCATCAGCACGCCGGCAATGTTGCGCACCATATGGTGCAGGAACGCACCGGCACGGATGTCCAGCACAATCATCTTGCCGTGGCGACTCACCCGCAGGTGATGCACCTCCTTGATCGGCGACTTGGCCTGGCACTGGCCGGCACGGAAGGCACTGAAATCATGCACGCCCACCAGATGCTGCGCGGCTTCGGCCATGCGCTCGGCGTCCAGCGGGCGGTGGTTCCAGGTAATTTCTTCGTTAAGGTGCGCCGGGCGGATCTGGTCGTTGTAGATCACATAGCGATAGCGCCGGGCAATCGCCTTGAAGCGTGCATGAAAATGCGCCGGCATGACCTTGGCCCAACTGACGCTCACGTCATGAGGCAGATTGATATTAGCGCCCATCACCCACGCCTTCATCGTGCGCTCGGCCTGGGTGTCAAAGTGCACCACTTGGCCACAGGCGTGTACCCCGGCGTCGGTACGCCCGGCGCACATCAGCGAGACCGGCGAATCGGCGACCTTGGACAGGGCCTTTTCCAGAGTTTCCTGTACGGTCGGCACGCCCGATGCCTGGCGCTGCCAGCCGCGATAGCGCGAACCTTTGTATTCCACGCCCAGGGCGATGCGGTGAAAGCCTGCGGCCGCCATTTCGGCGGCCGCGTTATCTATATTTGCCAAGAATTGAGAGCCTGATGGGTTGCGCAAAGGCGGCCATTATAAAGACGGCGCAAGGGTGGCGGGCGATTTTGTTATGGAGTGCCCCCTCCCACAACCGTCAGATTCTGCCGAGCATTTCCTTGGCTTCGCCGCGCTGGGACTCATCGCCCTCAGTCAGCACTTCGGCCAGGATGTCTTTCGCGCCATCTGCATCGCCCATATCGATATAGGCCTGGGCCAGGTCCAGCTTGGTGGCAACCTCATTGGCGCCGGAGAGGAAGTCGAACTCCGGCTCATCATCACCCAGTGCAGCGTCTTCGGCCGTGAAGGACGGCCCGATAGGAGGATGCTCAAGGCTCTGGGACAGGCGGTCCAGCTCGGCGTTGACATCATCCAGTTCGGACGCGAAGGCATCGGGCTTGGCATCGGCTTGAGGCTCGTCCGCCAGTGACAGGTCGAAATCTTCCGGCAGATCGAAATCATCCAGCGCTGCGGGGGTGAGGGTCGGCGGCTCCACGGCCGGGACGTCCTTCATCTGCTCTTCCAAGCCCGAAAGGAAGTCATCATCGGACAGGGTCGAAGCCGGCCCATCCACTTGCAGATCCAAGTCGAAGTCCGACAATTCGTTGGCTGCGGTTTGCTGTTGCAGCACCGATTCAAAACTCAACACATCATCCGGATCGGCCGGCGACGCTGCTTCAAGGTCGTCCAGGCTCAGATCAAAATCGGTGTCGGCCGCTTCAGGTTCAGGCGCCGCAGCTGCCGGTTTGTCCTCCAGCAACTCCTTGACGTACTGAGCATCCAGCGCCGCAGCAGCTACCGCAGCACTGACGCCTGCCGCCACGACGGCCATCGCTGGGAAGCGCGACTTGAGCTGCTCGACCTGGGCATGGTTTTCACCATTGGCCACCAACTGACGCTCCTGGGTCACGAAGCCGTCTTTGTCGCTTTGCAGGCCGTAGACTTCCATCAGCTTCAAACGCAGGTCGCTGCGCTTGGGCTCCTGCTTGATCGCCTGCTCCAGCACATCGGCGGCCTGGTTCAGATGACCACGGTCGATATGGGACTGGGCTTGCGCCAGCGCATCGTTGGAGTTGACCGGCGCCACGGCGACGGCCAGCGGCGCGAGCACGGAAGCAACCGTTGGCACCACGGCTGCCGGCGGCACTGGCGCCGGGACGGGCGCGGCCGTCAGCTTGACGTTCGGCGGCGGCGTTTCCAGGCCTTCAAAACTGTCCGATGGCAGGTCCTGCTCGATGTTCGAGCTGAACAGAGGCTCTTCAGCCAGGGCCCGCGCCATGCGCAGGTGCTTTTCCTCTTCACGGCGGGCGTTGCGATGGCGCGCCCACAGCAGCAGGAGCAACAGCACCACCAGCCCCGCCGCGCCGCCGATAACGCCCAGCACAACCGGGTTGGTCAGCAGCTCGTTGAATTTGCCTTCGGCGGTGTCAGCCGCAGCGACTGGCTTGACCGGCTCGGGCGCGGGCGTCGGCGCCGCGACGGGGGCCGCTGGGGCCGCCACGGGCGCGGCAGGCTCAGTGGCCAAATGTGCGGGCATTACCGCCGTCGGTTGCGCGGCCGGCTCGACTTTTTCCGCCTGCAGACGGGCCAATTGATCGTTCTTCAGTTGAATCAGCTTTTGCAGCTTATCCAACTGGCTTTGCAAATCGGCCGCGCGGCTTTTCAGCTCTTCGTTGTCGCGGCGAGTCGTGTCCAGTTGCTCCTGGGTCATCGCCAGTTTGTCGCTCAGGGCCTGACTGTCACCGGCCTTGCCTTTGCCACCCTTCTTGGCCGCTTCGGCCGAAACCAGGCTCAAATTGTCCTTGGCATTGGTGGTAGACGGTGCGTTGCCCGCCTGGGTGCGCTTGGTGGCGTCCAGTTGCTGTTTGCCGGCGGCCTGGTTATTGGCCGAGCGCCGGCCCTGGCGCCACGCATCGTTCTGCGCACGCACTTCGGCGATCGCCTGGGGTTGCGGCAGCGCCGTGCTTTGCACCGTGTCCGGCAGGCGCAGCACCTGGCCGGTTTTAAGGCGATTGATATTGCCGCCGACAAAGGCGCCAGGGTTCAACGCCTGGATGGCCAGCATGGTCTGCTGCACCGAGCCGCCGTTGCGGTATTTCTCGGCAATTTCCCACAGGGTGTCGCGGGAGGTGGTGGTGTGTTGGGCCGAGGTGCTGGCGGCGGGCGCGCTGCTGGCAGGCGCACTCAAGCGCGGCGCGGCGGCCTTGGCCACCGGTGCGGGTTGGTCGAATTTGGCCGGGTCGAGCAATACGCTGTAGTCGCGCATCAGGCGGCCGTTGGGCCATTGCACCTGCAGCAGAAAGCGCACATAGGAATCAGGCAGCGGCTTGCTGGAGGTGACACGCACCACGCTGCGACCATTGGGGTTGATCACCGGGGTAAACGTCAGGTCATTGAGAAACGCCTGGCGATCCACGCCCGCATCCACAAACGCCTGGGATGAAGCCAGGCTCGGGGTGATCTCGGCCGCCGTGAGGCCACCGACATCCAGCAATTCGATTTCCACCGACAGGGGCTGGTTCAACTTCGACTTGAGGGTCATTTCCCCGAGCTGCAGCGCCTGCGCCATACCGGAGGACAGCGCCGAGGCGGCCGCTATTGCTAACACCAGTTTGCGAACTTGAACCATAGCCTCATCCTTTGTCTGAACACTCCCCGGCCTGCGAGAAGGTTGGTAACCGCTTGCCATAAGGCATGGCGAGCCGATAGGTCACCGACACGCAACTGTTCCTGCTTGGGGCCAAGCATAGCGCCTGGTTAGAATCAATCTACAAATTGCCGCCAAGTATCTTTTACACAAGGCCTTTTATCAACAACTGCGCCAGTTGCACCGCGTTAAGGGCTGCGCCTTTACGTACGTTATCTGACGTCAACCACAAATTTAGTTCCGCAGGGTCATCCACGCCGGTGCGAACGCGGCCCACATAGACCACATCCTGCCCCACGGCATCGCCCACGGCAGTGGGGTAATCCCCCTCCTCTACCAGCTCTATGCCTGGTGCGGTGCCGAGCACGCGGTTGACCGCCGCCAGGTCGACCGGCGCGCCCAACTGCAACGACACAGTCAGGCTATCGCCAAAAAACACCGGGGCTTGAACGCAAGTTGCGGAAATCTTTAGCAAAGGTAATTCCAGCACTGCACGAAGTTCGTGTACGAGACGCTTCTCCAGGGCGGTATGACCTTGAGCATCTGGCGTGCCGACTTGTGCCAGCAGGTTGAAGGCCATCTGCCGATCAAAGAACTTCGGCTCCAGCGGGCGTACGTTCAGCAGTTCCGCCGTCTGACGGGCCAACTCACTGACCGCCTCACGGCCTTGGGCCGACACCGCCAGGTTGGCGGTAACGCTGACGCGCTGGATATCCAGCACCGCGCGCAACGGCGCCAGCACCACGGCCAGGTTGGTGGCGGACGGGCTCGGGCTGCCAAGCTGGAAGGGTTTTTTCAGGCTGCCCAGAACGTGTGCATTGGCTTCGGGCACCACCTGGGGCGCTTGGTCGACGGGCAAGGCACCCGACAAATCGATCACCGCACACCCTGCCGCCGTGGCGCGCGGTGCAAAGCTCAGGGTTACCGCAGGGCCAGCGGCGAAAAACGCCAGTTGCGCCTTGCTGAAGTCGAACTCGTCGACTTCCTTGACCCGCACGTTCTTGCCACGAAACGGGACCGATGCACCGGCGGAGTTACTGCCCGCCAGCAAGTACAAGGTGCCCACCGGGAAATTCAGCTCTTCGAGAATCTGCACCAGGGTTTCGCCAACGGTGCCGGTGGCGCCGATTACGGCAATTTCAAAG
This region of Pseudomonas asgharzadehiana genomic DNA includes:
- a CDS encoding SDR family oxidoreductase, encoding MEAAAATNGRVALVTGAARGIGLGIAAWLISEGWQVVLTDLDRERGAKVSKVLGENAWFITMDVADEKQVAQGVAEVLGQFGRLDALVCNAAVADPRNITLESLDLAYWNRVLAVNLSGPMLLAKHCAPYLRAHGGAIVNLASTRARQSEPDTEAYAASKGGLLALTHALAISLGPEVRVNAVSPGWIDARDPAARRAEPLTDADHAQHPAGRVGTVEDVAAMVAWLLSRQAGFVTGQEFVVDGGMSKKMIYSE
- a CDS encoding O-succinylhomoserine sulfhydrylase, with the translated sequence MSQEWDAGRLDSDLDGVAFDTLAVRAGQHRTPEGEHGDPMFFTSSYVFRTAADAAARFAGEVPGNVYSRYTNPTVRAFEERIAALEGAEQAVATATGMAAILAVVMSLCSAGDHVLVSRSVFGSTISLFEKYFKRFGIEVDYVPLADLSGWDAAIKANTKLLFVESPSNPLAELVDIAALSEVAHAKGAMLVVDNCFCTPALQQPLKLGADVVVHSATKFIDGQGRCMGGVVAGRGEQMKEVVGFLRTAGPTLSPFNAWIFLKGLETLSLRMKAHCANAQALAEWLEQQDAIEKVHYAGLRSHPQHELAQRQQRGFGAVVSFEVKGGKEGAWRFIDATRLISITANLGDSKTTITHPSTTSHGRLAPQEREAAGIRDSLIRIAVGLEDVADLQADLARGLAAL
- the purF gene encoding amidophosphoribosyltransferase is translated as MCGIVGIVGKSNVNQALYDALTVLQHRGQDAAGIVTSHDGRLFLRKDNGLVRDVFHQRHMQRLVGHMGIGHVRYPTAGSSTSAEAQPFYVNSPYGITLAHNGNLTNVEQLAKEIYESDLRHVNTSSDSEVLLNVFAHELAQRGKLQPTEEDVFAAVIDVHNRCVGGYAVVAMITGYGIVGFRDPHGIRPIVFGQRHTDEGVEYMIASESVSLDVLGFTLIRDLAPGEAVYITEDGKLHTRQCAVAPKLTPCIFEHVYLARPDSIIDGVSVYKARLRMGEKLADKILRERPEHDIDVVIPIPDTSRTAALELANHLGVKFREGFVKNRYIGRTFIMPGQAARKKSVRQKLNAIELEFRGKNVMLVDDSIVRGTTCKQIIQMAREAGAKNVYFCSAAPAVRYPNVYGIDMPSAHELIAHNRSTQDVADLIGADWLIYQDLPDLIEAVGGGKIKIEQFDCAVFDGKYVTGDVDEAYLNKIEQARNDSSKIKTQAVSAIIDLYNN
- a CDS encoding CvpA family protein translates to MPFTWVDWAIVAIVAISALISLSRGFVKEALSLLTWIIAGVVAWMFGGSLSVYLAGYIETPSARVIAGCAIMFIATLLVGAMVNYLIGELIRVTGLSGTDRFLGMAFGAARGALLVVVAVGLLSLGPVQQDSWWQESVLVPKFLLVADWSKNLILGWSSQWLASGISVPADLPFKEHLLPAKTPQ
- a CDS encoding SPOR domain-containing protein, translating into MALLDSAYKQRMVGALVLVALAVIFLPMLFSRQDEQRQVVVEAPAAPQAPAVPQVQVEPVVVPEPQALPEQEPVPTDEEVAAQQAPSMPVQPSVPVVKPAPAAPAVAAKPAAPASPPKPVAPQPAAPGKPDVGQSRIDPNGLPISWSIQVASLGNREGADALQKKLRAQGYNAYIRSADGKNRVFIGPLIERAEADRLRDLLDRQQNLKGFVTRFQPERG
- the folC gene encoding bifunctional tetrahydrofolate synthase/dihydrofolate synthase; its protein translation is MTQRTLGEWLAYLEQLHPSAIDMGLERSQQVAARLGLGRPAPRVITVTGTNGKGSTCAFVAALLQAQGLKVGVYSSPHLLRYNERVQLNGVEATDEQLCEAFAALDAGRGETSLTYFEMGTLAAFWLFERAQLDVVVLEVGLGGRLDTVNVVDADLALVTSIGVDHADYLGNTRESVSYEKAGIFRQGKPALCGDLDPPQPLLDKVRELACPFFLRGREFNLEVGEQSWQWRGRDARGQAVELRDLPLLNLPMENAALALQAYLLLDLPWNAEQIAATLLATRVVGRLDRRVVDWQGKRLSLLLDVGHNPHAADYLARRLARTAPAGRRLAVFGLLADKDLEGVLAPLSSSVQAWAVAPLDTPRSRPAAELEVALQNLGASVASYASVTAALEAQCAVATAEDEILLFGSFYCVAEALEWLARRSTEEAAHGITR
- the accD gene encoding acetyl-CoA carboxylase, carboxyltransferase subunit beta, which gives rise to MSNWLVDKLIPSIMRSEVKKSSVPEGLWHKCPSCDAVLYRPELEKTLDVCPKCNHHMRIGARARIDIFLDADGRNELGADLEPVDRLKFRDGKKYKDRLSAAQKQTGEKDALISVSGKLLGMPVVVSAFEFSFMGGSMGAIVGERFVRAANYALENRCPMICFAASGGARMQEALISLMQMAKTSAVLARLREEGIPFISVLTDPVYGGVSASLAMLGDVIVGEPKALIGFAGPRVIEQTVREKLPEGFQRSEFLLEHGAIDMIIARGELRPRLGNLLAQMMGLPTPVYIAPKVEPIVVPPVPANL
- a CDS encoding phosphoribosylanthranilate isomerase, which encodes MSAVRSKICGITRIEDALAAVEAGADAIGFVFYAKSPRAVNVLQARAIIQALPPFVTTVGLFVNASRCELNETLDAVPLDMLQFHGDETPDECDSYQRPYIKALRVKAGDDIAAACAAYAGARGILLDTYVEGVPGGTGEAFDWTLIPEGLGTPIILAGGLDPANVGAAIAQVRPYAVDVSGGVEQGKGIKDHAKIRAFLHAVRNSNGGM
- the truA gene encoding tRNA pseudouridine(38-40) synthase TruA, with the protein product MAAAGFHRIALGVEYKGSRYRGWQRQASGVPTVQETLEKALSKVADSPVSLMCAGRTDAGVHACGQVVHFDTQAERTMKAWVMGANINLPHDVSVSWAKVMPAHFHARFKAIARRYRYVIYNDQIRPAHLNEEITWNHRPLDAERMAEAAQHLVGVHDFSAFRAGQCQAKSPIKEVHHLRVSRHGKMIVLDIRAGAFLHHMVRNIAGVLMTIGTGERPVEWAREVLESRIRRTGGVTAHPFGLYLVDVEYRDEFELPDRFIGPHFLTGFSELGG